The following coding sequences lie in one Cupriavidus sp. WKF15 genomic window:
- a CDS encoding Trm112 family protein: protein MDNRLLEILVCPLCKGKLEYDRAAQELICHADKLAYPIRDGIPVMLADEARQSVPGRVIDPAKPSAD from the coding sequence ATGGACAACCGGCTGCTTGAAATCCTGGTCTGCCCCCTGTGCAAGGGCAAGCTGGAATACGACCGCGCCGCGCAGGAACTGATCTGCCACGCCGACAAGCTCGCCTACCCGATCCGCGACGGCATCCCCGTCATGCTGGCCGATGAGGCCCGCCAGTCGGTGCCGGGCCGCGTGATCGACCCGGCCAAGCCAAGCGCGGACTGA
- a CDS encoding MotA/TolQ/ExbB proton channel family protein, with amino-acid sequence MFSIIQAAGWPIWPLLLASVLALALIVERFLTLKRSKVLPTRLYEEALSAAQQRRATPEVVNTLEQSSPLGRVLAAGLRHVVLQPQTSRDAAKEVVEEAGRVVAHDLERYLNALGTIASVAPLMGLLGTVIGMIEIFGSQGGTGANPEQLAHGISVALYNTAFGLIVAIPALIFWRYFRRRVDDYVAELEFRATAFLDAILPQRRG; translated from the coding sequence TTGTTTTCGATCATTCAAGCGGCCGGCTGGCCGATCTGGCCGCTGCTGCTCGCTTCGGTTCTTGCGCTGGCACTGATCGTGGAGCGCTTCCTTACCCTCAAGCGCAGCAAGGTGCTTCCGACCCGCCTCTACGAAGAAGCGCTCTCGGCCGCGCAGCAGCGCCGCGCCACGCCGGAAGTGGTCAATACGCTGGAACAGAGTTCGCCGCTGGGCCGCGTCCTTGCGGCCGGACTGCGCCACGTGGTGCTGCAGCCGCAGACTTCGCGCGACGCCGCCAAGGAAGTCGTGGAGGAAGCTGGTCGCGTGGTTGCCCATGACCTGGAGCGCTACCTGAACGCGCTGGGCACCATCGCTTCGGTCGCCCCGCTGATGGGCCTGCTCGGCACCGTCATCGGCATGATCGAGATCTTTGGCAGCCAGGGCGGCACGGGCGCCAATCCCGAGCAGCTCGCTCACGGTATCTCGGTAGCGCTGTACAACACCGCCTTCGGCCTGATCGTGGCGATCCCGGCACTGATTTTCTGGCGCTATTTCCGCCGCCGCGTGGACGACTACGTGGCCGAGCTGGAATTCCGCGCCACGGCGTTCCTGGACGCCATCCTGCCGCAGCGGCGCGGCTAA
- the lpxK gene encoding tetraacyldisaccharide 4'-kinase: protein MSVPRHALADFVTAQWQRRGWFAWVMLPFSLLFGLIARVRRHGYLRGWFKSTRLPMPVIVVGNVTVGGTGKTPAVIALAQALTEAGLRPGVVSRGYGVALKHPRRVKPTSKASDVGDEPLLIARAADVPVWVFPDRALCAQAMLVSHPGVNVLLLDDGLQHYRLQRDFEIVMFDSRMGGNGLMLPAGPLREPLSRPRDATLINDPNFRATPDRPDVYGMRLELDEAWRLNDPAMARPVGAFAGRRVLAAAGIGNPERFFASLRGAGLSPKTLPLPDHYDFADDPFAGNPDALDADVILITEKDAVKCERFDDPRIWVVPTTPVIDAGLIDKIRRAVQARVAAPTTAAAPASGGAPGLNKEHQDGQPAA from the coding sequence ATGTCCGTTCCGCGCCATGCCCTTGCCGATTTCGTGACCGCCCAGTGGCAGCGCCGGGGCTGGTTCGCGTGGGTGATGCTGCCGTTTTCGCTGCTGTTCGGCCTGATCGCACGCGTGCGCCGCCACGGCTACCTGCGCGGCTGGTTCAAGTCCACGCGGCTGCCGATGCCCGTGATCGTGGTCGGCAACGTGACCGTGGGCGGCACCGGCAAGACGCCGGCCGTGATCGCGCTGGCGCAGGCGCTGACCGAGGCCGGCCTGCGTCCGGGCGTGGTGTCGCGCGGCTATGGGGTCGCGCTCAAGCATCCGCGCCGGGTCAAGCCGACCTCGAAGGCGTCGGACGTCGGCGACGAACCGCTGCTGATCGCGCGCGCCGCCGACGTGCCGGTCTGGGTCTTTCCCGACCGCGCGCTGTGCGCGCAGGCCATGCTGGTATCGCACCCCGGCGTCAATGTGCTGCTGCTAGACGACGGCCTGCAGCACTACCGGCTGCAGCGCGACTTCGAAATCGTGATGTTCGACTCCCGCATGGGCGGCAACGGCCTGATGCTGCCCGCCGGCCCCCTGCGCGAGCCGCTGTCGCGCCCGCGCGACGCAACGCTGATCAATGATCCGAACTTCCGCGCCACGCCGGACCGGCCCGATGTCTACGGCATGCGCCTGGAGCTGGACGAGGCCTGGCGGCTCAACGATCCGGCCATGGCGCGGCCGGTCGGCGCCTTTGCCGGACGCCGTGTCCTGGCCGCGGCCGGCATCGGCAACCCGGAGCGCTTCTTCGCGAGCCTGCGCGGTGCCGGCCTGAGCCCGAAGACGCTGCCGCTGCCCGACCACTACGATTTCGCCGACGACCCGTTCGCCGGCAACCCCGACGCGCTCGACGCCGACGTCATCCTGATCACCGAGAAGGATGCCGTAAAATGCGAGCGATTCGACGACCCGCGCATCTGGGTCGTGCCCACCACGCCCGTGATCGACGCGGGCCTGATCGACAAGATTCGCCGCGCCGTGCAGGCGCGCGTCGCGGCGCCGACGACTGCCGCGGCGCCCGCATCGGGCGGCGCCCCCGGCCTCAACAAGGAACACCAAGATGGACAACCGGCTGCTTGA
- a CDS encoding biopolymer transporter ExbD gives MQFRSRQRREEPEINLIPLIDVLLVILIFLMITTTYSRYTELQIQLPTADAEHAQQRPQEIVVSVSSRGIYSVNKHVMEQKDVTSLADQLRAAAGPASGGQPPVVIVNADAQATHQAVVNVMEAARLAGLSRLTFSTQSAQPR, from the coding sequence ATGCAATTCCGTTCCCGCCAGCGGCGCGAAGAGCCGGAAATCAACCTGATTCCGCTCATCGACGTACTGCTCGTGATCCTGATCTTCCTGATGATCACGACCACCTACTCGCGCTACACCGAGCTGCAGATCCAGCTCCCGACCGCCGATGCCGAGCACGCGCAACAGCGCCCGCAGGAGATCGTCGTATCGGTGTCTTCGCGCGGCATCTATTCCGTCAACAAGCATGTGATGGAGCAGAAGGACGTGACCAGCCTGGCGGACCAGTTGCGCGCCGCGGCCGGTCCCGCGTCTGGCGGCCAGCCGCCGGTGGTCATCGTCAACGCCGATGCCCAGGCCACGCACCAGGCCGTCGTCAACGTGATGGAAGCCGCGCGCCTGGCCGGACTGTCGCGCCTGACCTTCTCGACGCAAAGCGCGCAGCCGCGCTGA